Proteins encoded by one window of Serratia nevei:
- a CDS encoding MFS transporter encodes MTFKHQEKETLNIFAVLAVSLSTVIAMLDSTIANVALPVIAKDFGVSESASIMIINAYQFAVVASLMPFAALGRAVGNKKIFIAGVVLFAFSSLGCALSATLSMLTAFRVIQGFGAAAVLSVNAALIKEIYPERLLGRGLGINVMVVSVSAAAGPSIASAILSQTSWNWLFTINVPIACLSLLLSLIFLAPRERRSVGFDSGGALLVFVLFIAFSLSTMSMTTHHLPAAALSFAVFAGLAGLLYINQKRKANAALIPIAMLHNPTLSLSLLMSMLSYSTQLLAFVSLPFYFHNVLQRNVVDIGLLLTAWPLATMASSLISGDLAKKYDPNLVALSGLACLLAGMLLMANLPSDPSNGAIVWRVALCGIGFGLFQSPNNLLIMTSVSHENSSIASGLLGSSRLIGQIVGSALVAIFFNMRGAQATNISLMAGAAFSFLSLVVSYMRFKSAVTLKTSK; translated from the coding sequence GTGATCGCCAAAGATTTCGGCGTTTCCGAATCGGCCTCCATCATGATTATTAATGCCTACCAGTTTGCCGTCGTCGCCTCTTTGATGCCCTTCGCGGCGCTGGGCCGCGCGGTGGGCAATAAAAAGATCTTTATAGCCGGGGTGGTGCTGTTCGCTTTTTCATCCTTGGGCTGCGCGCTTTCCGCGACGCTGTCGATGCTGACGGCATTCCGGGTGATACAGGGCTTCGGTGCGGCGGCGGTGCTCAGCGTCAATGCGGCGCTGATCAAGGAGATATACCCGGAAAGGCTGCTGGGGCGCGGCCTGGGCATAAACGTAATGGTGGTGTCGGTTTCCGCCGCCGCCGGGCCCTCCATCGCCTCGGCGATACTTTCTCAAACGAGCTGGAACTGGCTGTTTACCATCAATGTTCCCATCGCCTGCCTGTCGCTGTTGCTGAGCCTGATCTTCCTGGCCCCCCGCGAGCGGCGCAGCGTTGGATTCGACAGTGGGGGGGCCCTGTTGGTGTTTGTGCTGTTCATCGCTTTCTCGCTCAGCACCATGAGCATGACCACCCACCATCTGCCGGCGGCGGCGCTGAGCTTTGCGGTATTCGCCGGGCTGGCCGGGTTGCTGTATATCAATCAGAAAAGAAAGGCCAACGCCGCGCTGATCCCGATCGCGATGCTGCATAACCCGACGCTGTCATTGTCTTTGCTGATGTCGATGCTGTCCTACAGCACCCAGCTTTTGGCTTTTGTATCGCTGCCTTTCTATTTCCACAATGTCCTGCAAAGAAACGTGGTGGACATCGGTCTGCTACTGACCGCCTGGCCGCTGGCCACCATGGCATCTTCGCTAATTTCCGGCGATTTGGCCAAGAAATACGATCCCAATCTTGTTGCCCTTTCGGGCCTCGCCTGTCTGCTGGCAGGCATGCTGCTGATGGCCAATCTGCCGAGCGATCCGTCGAATGGGGCGATCGTATGGCGCGTGGCGCTGTGCGGCATCGGTTTTGGCCTGTTTCAATCACCGAACAACCTGCTGATCATGACGTCGGTCTCCCATGAAAACAGCAGCATCGCCAGCGGCCTGTTGGGCAGTTCCCGGCTGATTGGGCAAATCGTCGGTTCGGCGTTAGTGGCGATTTTCTTCAATATGCGGGGCGCGCAAGCGACGAATATCAGTTTAATGGCGGGGGCGGCATTCTCGTTCCTTTCTCTGGTCGTGAGCTATATGCGCTTCAAGTCCGCCGTTACGTTAAAAACCAGCAAATAG